In Xanthocytophaga agilis, a genomic segment contains:
- a CDS encoding Nramp family divalent metal transporter, translating to MASECITIDESKGFWSKLKAFIGPGLLVAVGYMDPGNWATDIAGGSQFGYSLLSVIGLSSIFAMILQYLALKLGIVTGHDLAQACRESYSKGVTIFLWVLCEIAIIATDLAEIIGAALAINLLFNIPLSIGVLITIADVMLLLLLQHKGFQALERTVGGIIFIIILCFGYEILLSQPDIAQLSKGFIPSAQIVTNPSMLYIAIGILGATVMPHNLYLHSSVAKMRKFSDTEKGKKEAIRFASIDSTGSLFIAFLINASILIVAAAAFHFSGNHTVADIGDAYHLLDPLLGAKWAAIVFGIALLASGLNATLTGTLAGQIVMEGFLNLRLKPWLRRLVTRGIAIIPALWVAFLYGERGTAQLLVFSQVVLSLQLSFAVVPLVIFTSSKAKMGKFVNSPLLTTITWIVASIIIVLNLYLLFQVLFEI from the coding sequence ATGGCATCAGAATGCATCACGATAGACGAAAGTAAAGGGTTCTGGAGTAAGCTAAAAGCTTTTATTGGTCCGGGATTATTGGTTGCAGTAGGATATATGGACCCGGGCAACTGGGCTACCGATATAGCAGGAGGTTCACAGTTTGGCTATTCTCTGCTTTCGGTCATAGGCCTTTCCAGTATTTTTGCTATGATTTTGCAATATCTGGCTCTTAAATTAGGTATTGTAACAGGTCATGACTTAGCTCAGGCCTGCCGGGAATCCTATTCCAAAGGTGTTACGATATTTTTGTGGGTGCTATGTGAGATTGCTATTATTGCGACCGACCTTGCGGAGATCATTGGTGCAGCACTGGCAATTAACCTGCTTTTTAATATTCCTCTTAGTATTGGAGTACTGATCACGATAGCGGATGTGATGCTTTTACTATTATTGCAGCACAAAGGTTTTCAGGCATTGGAACGTACAGTAGGTGGGATCATCTTTATTATCATCCTATGCTTTGGTTACGAGATTTTACTTTCACAGCCAGATATTGCTCAATTAAGTAAAGGATTTATACCAAGTGCACAGATTGTAACAAATCCTAGTATGCTGTATATCGCAATAGGTATTCTGGGAGCTACAGTAATGCCACACAATTTATATCTACACTCCAGTGTAGCCAAAATGCGTAAGTTTTCAGATACAGAAAAAGGAAAAAAGGAAGCCATTCGTTTCGCGAGTATTGACTCAACAGGATCCCTTTTTATTGCCTTTCTGATCAATGCATCTATTCTGATTGTAGCGGCAGCAGCATTTCACTTTTCTGGTAATCACACTGTAGCGGATATTGGAGATGCTTATCATTTGCTTGATCCGTTATTAGGAGCCAAATGGGCAGCTATTGTATTTGGTATTGCGTTGCTAGCAAGTGGATTAAATGCTACACTCACAGGAACATTGGCTGGACAGATTGTAATGGAAGGTTTTCTGAACCTGCGTCTGAAGCCATGGCTACGTCGCTTAGTAACCAGAGGGATTGCGATTATTCCTGCCTTGTGGGTAGCATTCCTTTATGGAGAAAGAGGCACTGCACAACTATTGGTTTTCAGTCAGGTGGTATTGTCACTTCAGTTGAGCTTTGCAGTGGTTCCGTTGGTTATATTTACCAGTAGCAAAGCAAAGATGGGAAAATTTGTTAATAGCCCGCTATTAACCACTATCACATGGATTGTAGCCTCTATCATTATCGTATTAAACCTATACCTGTTGTTTCAGGTATTGTTTGAAATATAA
- a CDS encoding molybdopterin-dependent oxidoreductase has protein sequence MKNILLISSVMTLLVNFVLVSVMAQTPPATTKSATGQVALKIEGEVGKSLQLTTEDLRKMPVTEVKAKDKGDKERKFIGVPLGEILKAAQVTVGAQLRGKNLVKYVLVKAADGYEALFSLPELDSEFTTASVFLVFEADGKPLATGEGPYRLVVPGEKKHARWVREVTTIQVAFAK, from the coding sequence ATGAAGAACATACTTCTTATTTCGTCTGTAATGACTCTTCTGGTAAATTTTGTGCTAGTGTCTGTAATGGCACAAACACCCCCCGCTACTACTAAATCAGCAACAGGGCAAGTAGCTTTAAAAATTGAAGGGGAAGTTGGCAAGTCTCTGCAATTGACTACCGAAGACCTGCGTAAAATGCCTGTAACAGAAGTCAAAGCCAAGGACAAGGGGGACAAAGAAAGAAAGTTTATAGGTGTACCTTTGGGCGAGATACTGAAGGCGGCTCAGGTTACAGTAGGGGCTCAACTACGGGGGAAAAACCTGGTTAAGTATGTTCTGGTAAAAGCAGCAGATGGATATGAAGCTTTATTTTCACTACCTGAACTAGATAGCGAGTTTACTACTGCGTCTGTGTTTCTGGTTTTTGAAGCCGATGGTAAGCCACTGGCAACAGGTGAAGGGCCTTATCGGTTGGTCGTGCCAGGAGAGAAGAAACATGCCCGCTGGGTACGGGAAGTTACTACTATTCAGGTGGCCTTTGCAAAATAG
- a CDS encoding outer membrane beta-barrel family protein, whose amino-acid sequence MKSFLYTLFLFCLIYANAYSQNKSNLKIKGKIVDASNNLPVEFAAVALTDQLTNKVVNGTVTGTTGDFEVTVPTTGTFMLSVDFIGYQKAVVKDIVLNTTGKDLQTIQLTPSVNVLNEVTVVGKKAIVENKIDKIVYNAANDITSQGGVALDVLRKVPQVSVDIDGNVELQGNPNVRFLINGKPSTIFGNSLTDALASIPASQIQTIEVLTSPGARYDAQGTGGIINIVLKENHLQGMNGTISLTAGTRLENGSVNLNFRKNNFGINTFVSGNKQLSSRTPSSQNRFSKGDTEQTTQLLQKGYQDFQRSGYQSGIGFDWSPTKKDNLIGSIGYTDFGSESRGTTQLNESVFNTNGSLLSSENILRNATSKGSVGALEWSLSYSKKLRNDGQELNVLYSSSFGKPQNNYSQTQQYLAENIPYSGSSGHTPGNNKQTNLSIDYSHPLTTDLTLETGVKTVLQDINSQADVLVFSPSLNQYTADSSQSYLLNYSMKIYAGYLSGTFSLFHYLNVKTGLRFEHTDVTIDFPNTSIPSYNNLVPSIVLSHNFKGDQYIKLAFTRRIERADYREINPFMNLSDPYNITTGNPLLKPEIGNNIELGYNKPFKNGGSLYIALIERINTNDIKPYTTFYPEYVIGDSTYQNVSITKRQNIGIEYNSGISISGQLPLTTQLSVRGNAIVTQKRVVNTLLSNQVANGVNYRLNLNVIYQLPWDLVMEGFGNFSSAINTIQGKRPQQLTYNLAIRKQFHHKNASFGLTATNPFTRYIRQVTTVVTENYVSTTIVQVPYRSFGISLTYKFGKLEFKKDKEPKNNFLQNAPSTDN is encoded by the coding sequence TATAGTCAGAATAAGTCAAATCTGAAGATAAAAGGAAAGATAGTTGACGCTTCCAATAACCTTCCTGTAGAGTTTGCAGCAGTTGCACTTACTGATCAACTAACCAATAAGGTAGTAAATGGCACTGTAACAGGAACTACAGGCGATTTTGAAGTAACTGTTCCTACTACAGGTACATTCATGCTTAGTGTCGATTTTATTGGATATCAAAAAGCAGTAGTAAAAGATATCGTGCTGAATACGACAGGCAAAGATTTGCAAACCATTCAACTGACTCCCTCTGTAAATGTGCTCAATGAAGTCACAGTAGTAGGAAAAAAAGCCATCGTAGAGAATAAGATTGATAAGATTGTTTACAATGCAGCAAATGATATCACTTCGCAGGGTGGTGTTGCTCTTGATGTTTTGAGAAAGGTACCTCAGGTTTCCGTAGATATTGATGGCAATGTGGAGTTACAAGGTAACCCAAATGTACGGTTTCTGATTAATGGAAAGCCTTCTACTATTTTTGGAAACAGTCTTACGGATGCGCTTGCTTCTATTCCTGCCAGTCAGATTCAGACTATTGAGGTGTTGACCAGCCCTGGAGCCAGGTATGATGCCCAAGGTACTGGTGGAATTATTAATATTGTACTAAAAGAAAATCACTTGCAGGGAATGAATGGAACAATCAGCTTGACAGCTGGTACCCGACTCGAAAATGGATCAGTTAATCTGAATTTTAGAAAAAACAATTTTGGAATCAACACCTTTGTTAGTGGAAATAAACAGCTTAGTTCCAGAACCCCTAGTTCACAAAATCGCTTCTCAAAAGGAGATACTGAGCAAACAACACAGTTACTGCAAAAAGGTTATCAGGATTTTCAACGAAGTGGTTATCAATCAGGAATCGGATTTGATTGGAGTCCTACTAAAAAAGATAATCTCATCGGTTCCATAGGTTATACTGATTTTGGTAGTGAAAGCAGAGGTACTACTCAACTAAATGAGTCTGTTTTTAATACTAACGGATCACTTCTTTCTTCTGAGAATATTCTGCGTAATGCGACCAGTAAAGGATCTGTAGGAGCTCTTGAATGGAGTCTGAGCTACAGTAAAAAGCTCAGGAATGATGGACAGGAACTGAATGTACTCTATAGTTCCAGTTTTGGAAAACCTCAAAATAACTACAGTCAGACACAACAGTATCTGGCTGAGAATATACCTTATTCAGGTAGCTCGGGTCATACACCAGGAAATAATAAACAGACAAATTTGTCCATTGATTATTCGCATCCTCTTACAACAGACTTGACACTTGAAACCGGAGTAAAGACAGTCCTGCAGGATATTAACAGTCAGGCAGATGTATTGGTATTTTCTCCTTCCCTGAATCAATATACAGCTGACTCTTCTCAGTCGTATCTATTGAATTACAGTATGAAAATTTATGCAGGATATTTGTCTGGTACTTTTTCGTTATTCCATTATTTGAATGTAAAGACGGGTTTACGGTTTGAGCATACAGATGTAACAATTGATTTTCCCAATACATCTATTCCTTCTTACAATAATCTGGTTCCTTCCATTGTGTTGTCACACAATTTTAAAGGTGACCAGTATATCAAATTAGCCTTTACCCGCAGGATTGAGAGAGCTGATTATCGTGAAATCAACCCATTTATGAATTTGAGTGATCCCTATAATATCACTACTGGCAATCCGTTGTTAAAACCTGAAATTGGCAACAATATAGAATTGGGATATAATAAACCATTCAAGAATGGTGGTAGCTTGTATATTGCGTTGATTGAACGAATAAATACCAATGATATTAAGCCTTATACTACTTTCTACCCTGAATACGTAATAGGAGATTCTACATACCAGAACGTTTCAATAACTAAAAGACAAAATATTGGAATTGAGTATAATTCTGGTATAAGTATTTCCGGACAGTTGCCATTGACTACTCAGCTAAGTGTAAGAGGCAATGCAATAGTTACCCAAAAGCGTGTGGTGAATACGTTGCTTTCCAATCAGGTAGCGAATGGAGTTAACTATCGTCTTAATCTAAATGTCATTTACCAGTTGCCCTGGGATCTGGTGATGGAAGGATTTGGAAACTTTTCGTCTGCTATCAATACGATTCAGGGAAAAAGGCCTCAACAGCTTACATATAATCTTGCTATACGCAAACAGTTTCATCATAAGAATGCTAGCTTTGGTCTGACTGCTACCAATCCATTCACGAGATATATACGTCAGGTCACAACCGTAGTAACCGAAAACTATGTCTCCACGACAATTGTGCAGGTTCCCTATCGATCCTTTGGTATCAGTCTTACTTACAAGTTTGGCAAACTGGAATTTAAGAAGGACAAAGAGCCTAAGAATAACTTTTTGCAGAATGCTCCTTCTACAGACAACTAA